Proteins found in one Miscanthus floridulus cultivar M001 chromosome 4, ASM1932011v1, whole genome shotgun sequence genomic segment:
- the LOC136548698 gene encoding uncharacterized protein, with translation MESFGQLINEWEIESLVLLSFVLQVFLFFTGSLRRCSRNAVLRVTIWVAYLGADVVAIYALGSLSRQKDANMDNNNNGSLRRNHPLAFLWAPFLLIHLGGQDTITAFSLEDNKLWLRHMLNMLAQVSLALYVFWKSGIWHSVWLLLVAIFLFIPGIIKYAERTLALMYGNVDNAFVREPSSRSRWWIPSKDAENDGYEGYICFALRWAPGTKDMFAGRTIGWAGEGNYKKLTHYRLDPNQFFKLFDVEFCIMYSDLYTKTRLLRTTTGVVLRFISLVSTILALVLFTVSSSSSKAGGYGGTVVADIVITYTLLYGGFLLEVCAAVTTLVASPWTWAWLEAKQHHSLARVSRSLLSCGSFGLQETRPLWSNTMGQYTFLSYLGCDEPGTSLSLSQRVMSKIRKMARCLGVGEAKKLFWVSKLLDSKQEAVDDNIRACLVQELHRIRSGRPRRQWRRLGLFVTQAAPELALDLIYFIGTLHLITEVCLNNRVATATASAAASGTAGGDDDDDADDLADTCRKLSNYMLYLVVAHSASASLLQVATGSPEDALELLRQKFLPSMSSGGSGSKDAILRQVSDKLRERRIFMGLSAERRKETLEELRDMWVRLLLYTAGKSRPAEHAAQLARGGELLTFVWLLMLRHEIGDCALHRMELAPRQAGGRGYFKVIYVADPHEVSPEHEIDDRNTLCV, from the exons ATGGAGAGTTTTGGGCAACTAATTAATGAGTGGGAGATTGAGTCTCTTGTGCTCCTCAGCTTCGTCCTACAAGTGTTCCTCTTCTTTACGGGCAGCCTTCGGCGGTGTAGCCGAAATGCAGTGCTCAGAGTCACTATTTGGGTGGCATATCTGGGAGCAGATGTGGTAGCAATTTATGCCCTTGGGTCCCTCTCACGACAAAAAGATGCAAACatggacaacaacaacaacggaTCACTGAGGAGGAACCACCCCCTAGCTTTCCTCTGGGCACCGTTCCTCCTCATCCATCTCGGTGGGCAAGACACCATCACTGCATTTTCTTTAGAGGACAACAAGCTGTGGCTGAGGCATATGTTGAACATGCTAGCTCAGGTCTCCCTAGCCCTGTACGTGTTTTGGAAGTCAGGCATCTGGCACAGCGTGTGGCTTCTCCTTGTTGCCATCTTTCTGTTCATTCCGGGGATCATCAAGTACGCAGAGAGGACGCTGGCTCTCATGTATGGAAACGTAGACAACGCTTTTGTTAGGGAACCCAGTTCCAGAAGCCGATGGTGGATTCCATCAAAGGACGCGGAGAATGATGGGTATGAGGGGTACATTTGCTTTGCGCTACGCTGGGCTCCTGGCACCAAAGACATGTTTGCAGGGCGTACCATCGGCTGGGCAGGAGAAGGGAATTACAAGAAGCTTACCCACTACAGGCTCGACCCCAACCAGTTCTTTAAGCTCTTCGATGTCGAATTCTGCATCATGTACAGTGATCTGTATACCAAGACTAGGTTGCTCCGAACAACAACTGGTGTTGTACTTCGTTTCATCTCTCTGGTGTCCACCATTCTTGCCCTTGTGCTCTTCACcgttagcagcagcagcagcaaagcaGGAGGATATGGTGGTACAGTAGTAGCTGACATTGTCATCACCTACACACTGCTGTACGGAGGGTTTCTTCTGGAAGTCTGTGCGGCGGTAACGACGCTCGTAGCGTCACCTTGGACATGGGCGTGGCTAGAGGCTAAACAGCACCATAGTCTCGCTCGTGTGTCCAGGTCTCTTCTCTCCTGTGGTAGTTTTGGGTTGCAGGAGACAAGGCCGCTGTGGTCAAACACCATGGGACAGTACACTTTCCTGAGCTACCTGGGCTGCGACGAGCCGGGCACGAGTCTATCTCTATCCCAACGCGTGATGAGCAAGATAAGGAAGATGGCGAGATGTTTGGGCGTCGGAGAGGCGAAGAAGCTGTTTTGGGTGAGCAAGCTACTGGACTCCAAGCAGGAGGCGGTGGATGACAACATCAGAGCATGTCTGGTGCAGGAGCTTCATCGCATCAGAAGTGGTCGGCcgcggcggcagtggcggcgtCTCGGCCTGTTCGTGACGCAGGCGGCACCCGAGTTGGCCTTGGATCTCATTTACTTTATAGGCACGTTGCATCTAATCACAGAGGTTTGCCTGAACAACAGGGTGGCAACGGCAACGGCATCAGCAGCAGCATCCGGCACCGCCGgcggggacgacgacgacgacgctgaTGATTTGGCCGACACTTGCCGGAAGCTTTCCAACTACATGTTGTACCTTGTGGTTGCACACTCTGCAAGTGCTTCCCTGCTGCAGGTCGCCACTGGCAGCCCCGAAGACGCTCTAGAGCTTCTGCGTCAGAAATTCCTGCCATCTATGTCGagtggcggcagcggcagcaaggaTGCCATTCTGCGTCAAGTCAGCGATAAACTCCGAGAACGAAGAATCTTCATGGGCCTTTCGGCCGAGCGGCGCAAGGAGACGCTGGAGGAGCTGAGAGATATGTGGGTGCGGCTCCTCCTGTACACCGCCGGCAAGTCCCGGCCGGCGGAGCACGCCGCCCAGCTGGCCAGAGGAGGGGAGCTCCTCACCTTCGTCTGGCTCCTCATGCTCCGCCACGAGATCGGGGATTGCGCCCTGCACCGGATGGAGCTTGCACCACGCCAAGCTGGTGGCCGCGGATATTTCAAGGTGATCTACGTCGCCGATCCCCATGAGGTCAGCCCAGAGCACGAGATCGACGACAGAAATACG CTGTGCGTGTGA